The genomic region TCATCATCGTCgttttcttcttcatcatcgTCGTCATCTTCATCACTCCCAAGAGCCATGGTTTCCTTCAGCTTTTTCGCTTTCTTTGCTGCACGTTCGATAGGAAGAAGCTAAAAACAAGGAGTCACAGAATTATAATAACTTTATATTTACCACATTAACCACCCTTAAACTTTGAAAGATACACCCCATGATTCTGTTACAACTTCCAATGGCACTGTTTTAACGCATCAAAAGTGAATGGGATTTTAAGTCTCTATAACAAAATCAGTGCAAATTCTCATCAAAATGCAAATTTCAACATTTGAATCACAACTTTAGTCAACTTTCCAGTCTTaactacagaaaacacaacaaagtggTGGTTGGCAAATAGTTACAGCAGAATCATTTCACTTACTTCCTCTCCATCACTTTCTTCTTTAGCTGCTTCCTCACCACTGCTGTCATCAACTGTACCATAGTCATCAACcatttcttcatcatcatcatcatcctcctcctcctcctcctcctcctcctcctcctcctcctcctcctcctcctcttcttctttcactGCTAATTTAGAACCCTTCTTTCCTTGGTCTTTTCCTCccttcttctgctgttgctgctgctgctcatcctcgtcatcctcctcttcctcccagtGCTCATCATCACTGTCATCCTCACTTTCGGGTTCATCAATTTTGCGCTTCCTCTTTGCGGGTATCAACCATTTACTGTTCTCGTCAGTGAACccttttgaaaaaaagaaacggACAATGAATACTATGAAATTGTTCTCTATTTAAAACTTTTGTTGTtcccttaaaaaacaaaccagacCCTGCAAATGGTTTTACAAACAACAGATTTCTTTACAGAGCCTcgaaaaaaaacacccacagaTCACCACATATCTTTTACAGTTGCAAGTCAAATACATACATATCCTTAAATTCGATGTAGCTGCTGGATAGTAATTATCTACACTTGtgtatacagaaaaaaaaaaaaatcacaaccaCATTCACCTCACTGACGTAGTTACCTTTCTTGGGCTGTTCCACAGCAGAATCTTTAGGCTTTTTCAAAATTTGGACTCTTTTTGCAGCTCTGTAAAAtgacaatgaatgaatgagcaaCTTAGAAACAAGTAATATTATTTCATGTTATGTAATCAGTCAACCTCTTACCTTTTCCTGGATCTACTGGACATGCGTTTTGGTCCCGTTTCCTctgcaaacagaaaataaacactttgactAACCAGCCACAATGATGCAAGATAAAGTGGTTGTTGCTAAACTTAACAGCATAGATTTCTAGACTGAACGTGTGTCTTTATAAATAGCTGATATAAAGGGAACAATAATCACCATCATTTATAAACTTGGCCAGCTCTGTCTCTGCTCCTTTCTGCTTCCTGGATTTTTTCCCAGGCCCTCTCTTCACCTTATTGGTGGGATCCAACTTCCGACCCATGACTCCAAGCTACACAAACACCCTGAAAAGCAGAGGAAAATTATGTTTCATCCTTTCAAAGCCTGTGCAAAATGGCAATATCAATGTTTATGAACAGAGGTGACTGGGACTCATTTGGCCAGAAGCAGGAAACTGCAGAACTTCATATCAGGGAGGATCGGGTGAACCGTTAAACGTTACATATACCTACGCATTCGCATACCCCCTGAACCAACTGGGCCTGCAGATCATTTGTGCTAACTAGTATTGAATTGCTGAATAAACTGTGAAACAAAAGGTAATTGAACCTCTGGGTGAGAGGATGCTGCACTGTCTTATAATATGCATTATACTGATGTTTTGGTATCGTAGGCTAGTTGTCTGTTGGTTTGGTGATTGCTTTATGGTGCACTATGAATTTCTGAAAGGACTGATAACTCTATCCATCAATCAAAGTAACAGTATGTTGTAAATTCCACAACATTCCTTAAACATTATCCTCATTTAACTAAATTATGGCTTAACCTGACCAATCACTATGTAAATCGCTTATCGCTATGTAAATACACTGTTGAAAAAGTGTTTGAGCAACCTACATGCATTTTGATTAGATCTCAATCAATGTAACTTAAATCAATTgtaaaaatgcacaaacaaaaataaataaaagtgagccATGTGTTTAGAAAAACTGACTCGGATATGACTTAGATCTTAATTCCTGTAATAAGACAACTGTcttaaaactgtttttcttaACAAATTGGTAAATAAAAATTGTACTGCGAGTCCCATTACTGTCTTAGAGAGTCCCTATAATAATTCCATATACACAAGTTTGTTTGGTAGAAGACTCTTGGTAGTGATTAGAGGGAAGTAGATATCAGCTCCTGACTAACAGTTAATCAAAGATTGTCAAGAAGAGAAACTAGCAAAAAAGTCAGCACTGTCTTATTTAAATGGTGATCAAGAGCGAGGCCACAAAAGCAGTCTCACACATTACTCTCAGTTCACCATAGCTACATATATTCACTTGTACTTTCTGCTAGTTTATTGGTTTTTCATATGCATTCAAATTACATTGCAGGAGACTTATTTACCCTAAACATTAATTAACGCGTTCAAACGCTTTGGCAGTTACAGAGTAATGACAGCATAAGCTGCTAGGACCATTTTTACACAGAACATAAACTCAACTCCGCATGTCGTGTTTCCAGACAAGTCTAAGACCTCGTTTATGAACACTGTCTGAATAAGTCTTTCCTACTCAGCTCAGTAACAAGTCTTCACATACTCACCGATTAATATGTCCCTTTTTTGCCTTACTTCTGTTTGCACTGTGTACAGTAAAATGCCCACACGTGAATTTTACTTCAACACGTTGTAGAAGGAGATCCGGCGCAGAGAAATGACGGAGGGATTGTTGCGTGCACGCGCACACAAAATGACCGTTAAggagacagttttttttattattattgtccaTAAATGTAATTATCTACATTAAAATGCGCAACATCAAGAACTTACTAGTTACTAGCCCTCCCACTCcttctctttttaaaaagaaaaaaatctttattagcAAAGACAATAAACAAGGATTAATAGTTGATTAATACAAATACAGACATGAACAGATCCAGGCAGCGTTtccatacacaaacattaaacattatttatttatttattatgtgtactgctcagttttcttttcaaatactataaataaagatttaaagtgACTAAATTTGGCTTTGTGGCTCATCCCAAAAGAAATCTGAAGAAATTCAGAATAATTCAAGTTTTTCTTATTGTTCCGTAGCTGGGTAACTAAAATTATTTAGTTGTTGAACcattttttataaaacaaagaTTTGTTCTTGTATGTAATGTGCCAATTAATCCAGATGAATCATCTATGTGGGGTGAAATTAGGTTTGTAAATTAACGACCAAGCTAAGAACATTTGTTTGTGGAAATCAGATAAGATTAAAAGGGAAGTTTCTCTAATTTGAACAATGCCCCCACTCATGAACGCGCACTTTTGCCGTGGCGTACACATTCTGCGACGGTCCATCCGAAGGCATCATGGCGGCTCCTAATGGGAAGAAGCGTGGTCTTGAACATTTGGACGAATATGAACCAAAACCGGCCAAACACCTCCGCAGCCTGCACGACCGTATGGCAGAGAGGAGACTAGTTGTTATTCTAGAGGGGGCTTCGTTAGAAACAGTGAAGGTAAAGCGTCAGGGTTGTGTTTGAGTGTTGTTTTGGCTTAGCCCCTAGCTGCTACAAGTGGAAGTGACATCAGAAGCCATACCTTTAAATTGGGGGTAAATATTACAATAGATGTTGTAACCTCcgtttttcatgttttgtatTCTCCAGGTCGGAAAAACCTTTGAGCTGTTAAACTGTGACCAACACAAAAATATCATCGTCAAAAGTGGAAGGAATCCGGGACATATAAGACCAGATATCGCACATCAGGTAAGCGCTCGTGATAGAATAGTGTTCATAACTGCATTAATCACGTATGTCTGTAACGACCTGTAATTGAAGTGGACTGCCATTTCGTTtcagtaaattattatttgaaCCAGTGAAAAGACTGAAACTTGAGCAGAGATCCAGAGGTCTAGAATGAGGACAGTCAGCTACCTCCTGTAATCCTAAGAACGAGACCTGAAATGTAGAGTCTCACTGATATACTGGCATCATGGTCGATTTTAGCTTATCACAGATATTTTGGTATTGGCGTATATGTCAGACAAAAATGAACAAGACATGGCAATCGTGCACTTGTGTGATATATTATAGAAACTGTGTCaccattacatagtttgtccaccagagaacaATGACAAGTTTATTTAATAACACTATTTAAGGGATCCttgtaaaaatatgtatttattatttgtgtttatgttaaaaacacatattGGCTGACATGTCCTtagcaagttttttttaaaactagcTCAATATAGATAACCTCAAAAGTCCAGTGTTGTTCGCCCTTTACTAAAAATATTGCATTGGAAGTCATTCTTGAGACCTGTAGAGACTTAAAATTTTCATGGTGCTGGTGGGTTAATGTGTTAGAGATGTAACAATTTGTTATAATGCCAAATTGTATGTTTTCAATGTATATCAGGTCTTTAAAGCAATAGCGGTATCATTAGTTTTACTACCAGTATTTGTCCAGTTGCataccttttgttttgtttttgccttattTGTCATTGcataaaaagacaaactaaCAAAATAATAGTAGCAGTGATGTCTGAAAATTGAAGTTAAATACCACGTGCTTATTATAGTGTATATttttatgatgatgatgggaTTTAAATGAAAATTGTATATTTGGTAATTTATGTTACGACCCAGCTCGTTAAGGTAAGGCAGTAACAAGTGATTTGGGATTGAAATGAAGGTGGTAAAGGACAACTGAATTCCGGTTAAAGTCAAAGcgaacagcaaccaggaagtaggTGGTCCCAGCTCCAGAGGAACCAATCCTTGACAGGGACTTGCACAGCTAGGATTTGCATGACAGTCAGAAGCACTCAGGAACACAACAATGACTTTAAGGCATCCCGCGGCGGCCGTAACACTgtgcattgtgtttttcttatttaaagtTTTCAAGACATTGCCGTGATAAAGGGCCGTATAAATGACTTTTAACTTTGGTATCTTATTTCCGTTTACCAGTGTCTGCTCATGTTGATGGACAGTCCACTGAACAGGGCAGGCCTGTTGCAGGTTTACGTCCACACAGAGAAAAATGCTTTAATAGAGATCAACCCACAGACCCGCATCCCAAGAACCTTCACTCGCTTCTGTGGCCTCATGGGTAAATGACCAAAGTTGGATGTTTTCTGTGGATAAATGACATATATGTTAAGTTGAACTTTGTATAGGCAAAGTACAGAGAAGTACAAGCTCCTAATCGTTCTTTTTTCCACCCCTTCCATTTTTAGTTCAGCTGCTGCACAAGCTAAGTGTCAGGGCTGCTGATGGTCCCCAAAGGCTTCTGAAGATGATTAAAAATCCAGTGTCTGACCACCTGCCTCCTGGCTGCCCACGCATAGCCACCTCCTTCTCTGCTGGAGAGGCTGTCTGCCCCCGGACTTTAGTGCCAGAGGGACCGGCTGCAGTGGTGATTGGAGCGTTTGCACATGGAGCGGTGAGAAATGGCTCTAGATGGTAGCTGATTCACTGCTTTAGGGGACcagtgtgtaggatttagtgGTATCTAGCGGTGACTGAATACCCCCACCCCCTTTCCAAGCATGCAGCCTTCAGGTAACgtaaaaaaaaagcatgaaagGCCATCTCTAGAGCCAGTGTTTAGTTTGTCCATTCTGGGTTGGTGTAGAAACATGGTAGTGCAACACTGCAGGCTGCATTGGAAGAAAGCTCACTCCCTATGTAGTTCATATCTACATAGGGAGCAAGGCTTCATTctaagcaaatgaaaacacaacaatgCTTAGTTTCAGGTGATTATACACTAATGACATAACATAATTATGAgtattatattccatttctgcCTATACATCCCCCTAAATCCTATGCACTGGTCCTGTGTCAAATATCTGTCACTGATATGTTTGTCCTCATTAGGTGAATGTGGACTACACAGAGAAGACCGTGTCCATCAGTAACTACCCCCTCTCTGCAGCACTGACCTGTGCCAAGATGTGCTCTGCCTTCGAAGAAGTGTGGGGTGTCCTgtgacagtcagtcagtcagtgaacTACTGAGGTTGACCCGGCAGTGACAGTAGAGTACATGGACATTTTGTAATGGACTCGGAATGGATATGACACAAACGTTGGGATGAAAGTCTATTTCTACAGTGATGCCGTGTGGACTACAGACATGTATCCTGTTATACACTGTATGTGTATACTTGTTTGATGGCATTGGGCCACCATGCGGAGCATACATAGGTTTCTGTACCCAGTGTTCCCTTTTCATGTAGAAGCATGGCTGTTTTTTATACCATTATCAATTGTACCAATTACGGAGTTTTGGATTATCAGTCAAAGcagttacattaaaatatgacaaaataatgaGTTATTTTGTTTCATGTAGTCTGAGAAGAGTTCACAGAAGGAAATGAGATGCACGGTGGAGACTAAAAATATTATGAgatgataaattatttttattaattatttattaatttcccTGAGAATGTAGAATCTAAgtgtaaaaagacattttcaatacagctaaatcaaaagaaaatcaatacaaTTTCATGTTGCTAGAGAGGTTTATTACGGCTCACCATAAATTAATCCAAATACTAACTCTAATAGTATGCTCTTCTCCTGGCAACCTGACGCAGCTGTCTTGTTTTAGGAAGCCTCCGTCTTGGTGGCTGTCTTTTCCGGGAAGATTTATACGGATGTTGGTTTTGCTTTCGTTGACGTCTTTGAGCCTTCCTTGGTGCCTTGCGAACCTGTGCTGCCTGGTTAGTTGCAGACCCGCGTTTCTTCCCTGCTGGCTTTGGCGATTTTCTTGCTTTGGGTGTCTTCATTCTTGGTTTGTGCGATTTGGCTGCTGGTTTATGTGTTttgggtgtttgtttatttgatttggCTGCAGGTTTATTAGTCTTAGCTGTTTGTTTGTACGATTTGGCTGATGGTTTACGAGTCTTGGCTGTTAGTTTGTTTGAtttggctgctgctgctctgcaaGGCTTGctttttggtttttgtgttttgccttttgtttttggactctttCTGGCTTGTCTCTGTAGCTTTTCTGCTCCTTTGGGGGAATTGCTGGCTGTTTTACTCCGCCTCAGATCCCCTTTTTGTTCCGGGGATTTCACACTTCTTGTCCTTACTcgctttgtgtctttttgtttctggtttatGTAGAAAATAAAGGATTGAAAATTACAGGCAATTTTAGATTATTGTTGATAAGACAAACCTGTTGTCTCTAACTTGCACATTGAATTGTAGAAGTCAGGTCAACACTGACATGGGGAAGAAGGAAGAAAGGTGCTACTGCTCTCAGTAGATTTAAACTTTGTTAttctactatatatatatatatatatatatatatatatataatgtgttctACTTTTGGCCACATACCAACTAACTATATGTATAACACAGAATATAAGTATACAGAGAATTGCAGCAGCAGTGTTGTATGACCCCTTAACTAAGCCCAGGAAAACATGTTACTAAATTATATAGGCTAGGTTATTTTACCTTATTGTTGAGTCTGAATGACACATTTCTTGTAGTTTGTACAAGTGTCTTGTTGTTAATCAGCCTGTTCGTCACCACGTTCACCTGCCTGCTGTTCTTGGTGACATCGTAGCCTCCAGCAGCCAGCGTCTGCTTGAGCTCTGCCATAGTGATGCCACCTTGATTTTTGTACTGAGAAACCACACTGAGGATGAGCGGGGAGACATGAGGTGAGGCTTGCTTTGCAGTGTTGGTCTTGGGTGCATTCTCTGCCTCAGTTTGAATCTGAAGCTTGAAAAGGCGAACAGGAGTCGCTGAGAGATCAGAGAAGAGAAGGTTGTGTTACATttccaaaaaataaagtaaatcaaATAAAGGATATAAGAATACAGAATTTGTGTCTTGTTCCAAGGACCTAACGTTAATTCAAGTCATGGCTTTTCTCATATGATACATGTAAGTTAAATAGTCACTGAATAGgataacattgaaatattaatgtaacgttaactatatttgatttgatataCTTCAAACGCTGTGTATTTTTTCTTAATTCCTTTATTTGTCTTAATTGAGAAAAGATTTCGGTCTAAAATCTCCCAAACACACCCATCTGCATTATGAAGTGATCATAACTTATGGGTCCCCCCAGTTTTGTTTTCTCCCCCAAGCTAGCTTAAATATTGGCTTTGAAATACTTGAAACAAGATAAACTGTGCATTTGTGAACTCTTAACGCGAACTTGAAGTGCCCTTAAGTTTGAAAATTGATTTGATTAGATAGCTACATTTAAGTTAGCTGAAAGCGCAGTAGCCGTTACTCACATGGCAGAGAAAGCTTTCCTGTTACCGTGGGATTCTCCTGGTCCTGGATGGCTCGCTTCAGTAGTCGGCCCAAACGCTTGGCTCCTGCCTTTCCAAGACCTTTCCCAGTCTGAGTTTTAGTAGGtctcattatttgtttaatcaccttcaaatgtgtattttcttttgctttaaTGTTGATATTAGCATTTCCCTGTGCGGCCCTGGGTGAGGCCTTTTCGGCTTTGACTTTCCTTCGCATTTTTGCTGTTTGTTAGCCTATTTCATATTTCAGACAGAAACGTGAAACCCCCCCAGCTGATTGATGGGAAGTTTAAAAGCCACAAATGgtcacttttacttttgtgaatttaaaaacaaaacagttcttTAGTTGCTATGTAACTGCTGGTCCAGAACCTAAGAGACCAAACCAAACTATAAGTTAGCTCATTTAAAAGtaatcgttttttttttttttaccttcgcagtatataaagtgaaatatgaagtcaaaatagttgttaaaatgtttattttatttacacaaatactTAAGATCTTGTGCAATCTACGGAAATGCAAGCATGTCTTAACAATAACTAcaaaaaaatgtcagtgttttcttgGCTTTTTACATACTGGTGGTACTCCCACCATACTTATCTGTTATATAACCAATCTTTATTCAAACAACAGTTTGTCA from Micropterus dolomieu isolate WLL.071019.BEF.003 ecotype Adirondacks linkage group LG03, ASM2129224v1, whole genome shotgun sequence harbors:
- the emg1 gene encoding ribosomal RNA small subunit methyltransferase NEP1, which translates into the protein MAAPNGKKRGLEHLDEYEPKPAKHLRSLHDRMAERRLVVILEGASLETVKVGKTFELLNCDQHKNIIVKSGRNPGHIRPDIAHQCLLMLMDSPLNRAGLLQVYVHTEKNALIEINPQTRIPRTFTRFCGLMVQLLHKLSVRAADGPQRLLKMIKNPVSDHLPPGCPRIATSFSAGEAVCPRTLVPEGPAAVVIGAFAHGAVNVDYTEKTVSISNYPLSAALTCAKMCSAFEEVWGVL
- the LOC123968893 gene encoding histone H1-like, encoding MRRKVKAEKASPRAAQGNANINIKAKENTHLKVIKQIMRPTKTQTGKGLGKAGAKRLGRLLKRAIQDQENPTVTGKLSLPSTPVRLFKLQIQTEAENAPKTNTAKQASPHVSPLILSVVSQYKNQGGITMAELKQTLAAGGYDVTKNSRQVNVVTNRLINNKTLVQTTRNVSFRLNNKKQKDTKRVRTRSVKSPEQKGDLRRSKTASNSPKGAEKLQRQARKSPKTKGKTQKPKSKPCRAAAAKSNKLTAKTRKPSAKSYKQTAKTNKPAAKSNKQTPKTHKPAAKSHKPRMKTPKARKSPKPAGKKRGSATNQAAQVRKAPRKAQRRQRKQNQHPYKSSRKRQPPRRRLPKTRQLRQVARRRAYY